The proteins below are encoded in one region of Belonocnema kinseyi isolate 2016_QV_RU_SX_M_011 chromosome 5, B_treatae_v1, whole genome shotgun sequence:
- the LOC117172481 gene encoding alpha-crystallin A chain isoform X3, with protein MILDEELYPPRHKTVVRFRKHHQTSSTQHRSSTTSKSEGWDKADAAKPTTKSAFDSFKSTTTQQSNQNSSLSPQHDSNTWLDGLNSPLIQDEGDNKMLKLRFDVSQYTPEEIVVKTVDNKLLVHAKHEEKSETKSVYREYNREFLLPKGTNPESIKSSLSKDGVLTVEAPLPALGQGEKLIPIAHQ; from the exons caAACATCACCAGACAAGCAGCACTCAACATAGGAGCTCGACAACTTCCAAATCCGAGGGTTGGGATAAGGCTGATGCCGCAAAACCTACAACGAAATCTGCCTTCGACTCTTTCAAAAG caccACGACCCAACAGAGCAACCAAAACAGCTCACTGAGTCCACAACATGATTCAAACACCTGGTTGGATGGTCTGAACAGTCCACTCATTCAGGATGAGGGTGacaacaaaatgttgaaattgagATTTGACGTCTCTCAATACACACCAGAGGAAATTGTCGTCAAAACCGTTGACAACAAATTATTG GTACATGCCAAACACGAGGAAAAATCAGAAACTAAATCGGTCTACAGAGAATACAACCGGGAATTCCTTCTTCCGAAAGGAACCAATCCTGAGAGCATCAAATCCTCCTTGAGCAAAGACGGTGTCCTCACAGTCGAAGCACCTTTGCCAGCTCTTGGACAGGGAGAAAAACTCATCCCAATTGCGCACcagtaa